CCTCGACTCGACTGCGATCTTGGAACGGTAACCCGGTTCGCGGGCGACGTTCCTGATGACCACCAGGCCGTCGGCCACTTCGGGGACTTCCAGCTCGAAAAGCTTGCGGATCAGTTCGTCGCTGCGGCGCGAGACTATTACCTGCGGACCCTTGGTGTGATCGCGCACGTCGACGATGACCGCCTTGATCCGTGAGCCGTGGACGTAGCGGTCGTTGTCGACCTGCTCGCTCTCCGGCAGCAGCGCCTCGACCTTGCCGAGGTCGACCAGGGTGTAGCGCTGGTCGCTCTGCTGAACGATACCAGTGACGATCTCGCCCTTGCGGCCCTGATACTCGTCGTACATCATGTCGCGCTCGGCTTCGCGTATCCTCTGGAAGATGACCTGCTTGGCCGTCTGCGCCGCGATGCGTCCGAAATCTTCAGGCGTTTCCAGCTTGATCTTCTCGATCTCGCTCTCGTCATACATGGAGAGGTCGAATTCTTCTTCTTCGGGCTCCTCGGCGGCGGCCTGACCCGCTGCCGCCGCGGCCTCACCGGCCTCGGCGGCTTCCCCTTCGAGCTCCACGGTTTCTCCCGTGTCGAGGGTGATGCTGGTTTCGCCGGTCATGGCGTTCTCTGCCTCGGCGTCCTCAGCGGTCTCGATGTCGGAGTTCTCGCCTGCAGCAGCCGCGGCTGCTGCCGCGGCCTCGGCGGCCACCACCGAAGCTGGACGCTCCGGCAGGATCAATTCATAGATGCTGATCTCTCCGCTGTCCGGATCGATCACGACCCGTGCGTGTTCTACAGCCCCCGGCGTCTTTTTATAGGCGGAAAGAAGGGCGTCCTCGAGCGCAGTCAGCAACACCTGAAAGCTGATCCCTTTCTCTTCTTCCAGAAGCCTTAAGGCCTCTACAATCTCTTTGCTCATCTGGACTCCTTTAATCGAACATTCAAGCTCCGGAACAAACCGGAGCGTCAGTCGCGCTTGCGCCGCTTCTTTTTCTGCGGCTTCTTTCTTTGCGGCTTCTTCTGACCGCCGAACTCAAACACGGTGCGGGCCACTGCCACCGCTTCGACCGGGATGTTCATCCGCTTGCCCTGATCCATTTCCAGGATCAGCTCCCGCTCGTCTATCGAGATTAAAAAACCGGTGAAGTTTCGCTCTCCTTCCACCGGGCCAAATGTCTTAACATTGATCTTCTGTCCGGCCGCCGCCCGAAAATGTTCGGGCTTGCGCAGCCGTTTTTCGAGACCCGGTGAGGATACCTCGACCGTATGGTCCTGCAGGTAGCTGTCCAAGAGGGCCGTCACCTGCATGCAAAGCTCGTGATTGACTCCTTCGGGATGGTCGATAAAAACCCTCAAAATCGGGTTTCCACGGCCCCCTGCAACCTCGACATCAACGACATCAACCTCAGGTATAACCTGCGATAAAGTCTGCTCGATATCTTCTATTTTGGCTGCTTTATTCACTGCAAGTAAGCAAAAAAGAAGTGGGTCTTGAACCCACTCCGAGAGTACTTCGCAGTTTGAAAAAGTATATCACACCGCCGAAACACCCCGCAAGATACAGAGCCGTCGACGACGGCCTGATCGAAGGAAAAAAATCCCTGATATTCGAGGCATTTTTATTCGGGCTGGGCCACTGTGTCCATTCTACATGTAGCCTCTCTTAATGTGAACCTTATGCTTGCCAAGGGTAAACAATTTGATGGTCAGGAGCCCGGCGAGAAAGCCGCCGATGTGAGCGAAATAGGCTACATTGTCGCCGCTCGCGCTCATGCCGATGACCCCCGAGAACAGCTGCAACAGGAACCAGAAGATAAGCACCGCCACCGCCGGCAGCTGCACCACGGTGATAAACACGACCAGGAAGATAAGCGTCGTGACCTTCGCCCTCGGGAAAAGGACCAGATAAGCTCCCAGGATCCCGGCGATGGCGCCGCTGGCGCCGATGTTGACGACAATCGAGGAAGGATCGACGGCGATCTGGGCCAGGCCGGCCAGCACGCCGCATGCGAGGTAGAAGAAGATGAAGCGGAAGCGGCCCATGGTGTCCTCGACGTTGTTCCCGAAGATCCAGAGATAGAGCATGTTGCCGCCGATATGCAGCCAGCCTCCGTGCAGGAACATCGCCGTGATCAGGGTCAGATAAACGGGAATGCTTCGCGGCACGGTCGAGACCCCATGGGTTATCTCGTAAGGGGTCATGCCGTACTGCGTGAAGAAGTCATCGAGTTTACCGGCTGCGCCCAGGCTGAGTTCGTAAAAGAACACGGCGGCGTTGATGGCGATGATTATCACCGTCACGATGGGGAAGCGCTCGGTTGGGATGTTGTCCTTGAACGGCAGCATCGGTATGTTCCGGAATCAGTCTAAACGCTGCCGGTCCAAATCCAAAACAGGGATCGTTCACTCCGTTGAGGCGGCGAATCCTTTACCTGGCGCCGTGAAGGCGATGTCGATCAGCGAGGGCGGCCTGCCTCCGACCGGCCGGACGGTCACTTCCAGCCCATCTCCCTGCATCTTTA
This genomic window from Actinomycetota bacterium contains:
- a CDS encoding ribosome maturation factor RimP, whose amino-acid sequence is MNKAAKIEDIEQTLSQVIPEVDVVDVEVAGGRGNPILRVFIDHPEGVNHELCMQVTALLDSYLQDHTVEVSSPGLEKRLRKPEHFRAAAGQKINVKTFGPVEGERNFTGFLISIDERELILEMDQGKRMNIPVEAVAVARTVFEFGGQKKPQRKKPQKKKRRKRD
- a CDS encoding rhomboid family intramembrane serine protease codes for the protein MLPFKDNIPTERFPIVTVIIIAINAAVFFYELSLGAAGKLDDFFTQYGMTPYEITHGVSTVPRSIPVYLTLITAMFLHGGWLHIGGNMLYLWIFGNNVEDTMGRFRFIFFYLACGVLAGLAQIAVDPSSIVVNIGASGAIAGILGAYLVLFPRAKVTTLIFLVVFITVVQLPAVAVLIFWFLLQLFSGVIGMSASGDNVAYFAHIGGFLAGLLTIKLFTLGKHKVHIKRGYM
- the nusA gene encoding transcription termination factor NusA: MSKEIVEALRLLEEEKGISFQVLLTALEDALLSAYKKTPGAVEHARVVIDPDSGEISIYELILPERPASVVAAEAAAAAAAAAGENSDIETAEDAEAENAMTGETSITLDTGETVELEGEAAEAGEAAAAAGQAAAEEPEEEEFDLSMYDESEIEKIKLETPEDFGRIAAQTAKQVIFQRIREAERDMMYDEYQGRKGEIVTGIVQQSDQRYTLVDLGKVEALLPESEQVDNDRYVHGSRIKAVIVDVRDHTKGPQVIVSRRSDELIRKLFELEVPEVADGLVVIRNVAREPGYRSKIAVESREDGIDPVGACVGPRGSRVRMVVSELGGEKIDIIPYNDEPARFVAKALSPAKVREVLVDDEAMSATVVVPDDELSLAIGKEGQNARLANKLTGWRIDIKSESQMAEEEDSMAFSDEEVEELAGRCCAVTKTGKRCPNAALPGTRYCGIPAHQKLSEQEGDVPEAEGEEAQEAEAAPAEAEETSGSS